Genomic window (Arachis hypogaea cultivar Tifrunner chromosome 13, arahy.Tifrunner.gnm2.J5K5, whole genome shotgun sequence):
AATGAAAACCTTTATCTTACTTCCAAATTTCTCCGTCAAAAAAAAGTTTTGCTCCTAGTATTGGTCACATAGTTTTTTCACGGTGACTACTCACATGAAGATATCTTCATGTAAAGATAATAGTTAGAAATGGTTAGATGATTTGGTTAAACTGTTTAATATAATACATATCAACACCTTAGCTATCATCGCTGTCCGAAGACATCTTCACATGAGTagtcatatttttttttgttcatgtACTAATTTCTATACCATTTTGCAGTTGAATACTGAATTTTTCTATTCAGTTcttaccttttttttcttttcaagactCAAAATCAAGATGTTATTTAAGAGAACTATGTGTTGAATGAATCACTTCATTTAACCAGACATTTGTTGTTTAGTTAAGGGGTTTAGTCCTGATAACATGTTTaccactttccttttctttctagcTATACTAAGAACACCTTGGAACAAAGTAAATATAATGAAAACCATAATGGAACTTAAATtcagcaattttttttttcttgttcaaaaatgcTAAATTCTACTTGAATTGGTTGTACCAAAATAATGCAGTTCTTAATGCCGGAGTGGACAAAATCACTGTAACATGGGCTCTTAACAAGACCGAACCATATGGAATAGACTCCACCTACAAGACCATCAAGGTGAAGCTATGCTATGCGCTGGTTAGCCAACATGACCGCCCGTGGAGAAAGACGGAGGATAATCTCTCCAGGGACAAGACATGCCAGCATAAGATTGTTTGGAAGCCCTACGATGCCTCCAACAAGACAACGCAAAGCTTTGAGTGGACCATTGGGCGTGACGTCCCCACGGCCACTTACTTCATACGCGCCTACGCGTATGATCAAAACAACATGGAAGTGGCATATGGTCAAACCACGAACGAGAAGAGTACCAATTTGTTTGAGATAAATGGAGTCACTGGAAAACATACCTCACTTGACATATCCTCTGTTTGCTTTAGTGTTTTCTCTGTGGTGGCACTTTCTGTGTTCTTCTATATtgagaagagaaaaggaaaggtTGCTTCTTCTATAGAGCAAAAGTGATTACGTGATATGCAAGTAATCCAAAGCATGCTGTTATACTTATAGATGCTACGTATTTGGTCTGCAGTTAGAGAAATGCTTCGCAGAAGAGAGTGCATAGCTTAATTCATTGTCTTAGCTTACAGGGACAACATATGATAAGTTATAAATAATCACAAGTGGCCCTGTTTTTATCCTCTTAAACATCTGAGGCACTTTTAAGAGGATGAATATTTGTTAACATATTAAACAGAGGAAGATAGGGAAGAACCATGCAAATCTAAACAAGGTctacaatttgaggtaattcagaaTCTATAATAAAAGCCGGGTCATTTGGTCACTATTCCATGCAAAATGTGAATGCAATGTATCTCAAGCAAAAGTGTGCAATAGTTTTACAACAGCAATTACATTTCAAAGGTAAATAATGTCTAAGGTAACCTTCAATCATGCTTACTGCTTGTGCAGGTTGCATCCTTGCCTCTGAAAAAACAAACCATGGCGGGGTCACCTTCTTTCAATAGAAAATTCCCTGTGGGAAGGACTCAAACAAGATCACTCTATAAATCAGCACTAAACTACTATTATTCTTCTTAACATCAATACATTGTCTTTACAAATCCCCATCAGGATTAAAATTGCATGTCTATACTTTCAATTCTGTCGATTCCAACAAGTGATATTTGGTCATCATAGACATCGACATTTCCATATGCGTTCCTGCCAGGAGGACATTCTAGAGCAGCTTCAAAAACTCGATGATGGACCCCGTGAGAGTCAATGGAATACCCATCTCTGTGATTATGTCCTCCAAGACAAACCTTCACACAATTGTACCTGTGTATCACATCCATCACTTCATCGTAATTCCACAACAATGCCTCATACTCCGTCGCACCAGGATCCAGAGGCACATGGCAACATATCACCACCTTCTGTTTCAATTTCATTGCATCCTGAAGAACCCTGTCCAACCATTCCATTTGTTCCTTTCCAATGCCTCCATTGAACATAAGGAACCTTCTTTCAAGGCCCACCAACCCTCTTGGACTGTTCTTATCTTTATTCGGATTCCTCTCCCTCAGAAACTTCAAGGCCTCCAATGTTCTTGGATGGTCTTTAGGCCAACCAACGGCACTGATGTCAAAGGCATCCAGAACTACAAATCTATATTCTGGTACTGGCGAGAAATCATAGTAAGCACATCCATCATCAATACTTTGGATCTCCAATATTGGAAGTAACTTGCTGCGAGGAAGATTGTACAGGCAGTGATTGCCAATCATATGATATACGGGTCCCCTGAACCTCGCAAATTCATCGACAACCTTCTTTACAGCATTTAGAGACTGATCTTTTGGACAATTCCCATCAACTATATCTCCAAAGTTCATCACAAACTTATGCTTCTGAAGAGCATTCCATTCTTTAACTGCTCTCTGCAAAACAAGAATACTATGCCTATAATACCGCGGAACCCCATGGAACGAGCGACCATCGGGGATGTCAGCATACTGGACATCGGAAATCAATCCAAAAGAAAATAGAGGTTGTCTCCCTTGCACTGTGGCTAGTCCACTAGGAGATCCCATGGTAGACCTCTCTGCAAGCTCCTATTATGCATACAACAAGAACAAAGCCATTCCAATTTTCAGAACCATGGTCTTCATTACTAATGCTTAAAATTTACCCTCCAAATTCAAGATGAAGCTTCCCGAGCTAAAAATAGAACATAAACTAACACAGAATACAGTTCTAATTAACGATTTTAGCTCAATTGTCCCTAAATTAT
Coding sequences:
- the LOC112736303 gene encoding high-affinity nitrate transporter 3.1; the encoded protein is MASQWVVVASFLLCCLAQTCYGGVLFSSLQRTIVVTASPKEVQVLNAGVDKITVTWALNKTEPYGIDSTYKTIKVKLCYALVSQHDRPWRKTEDNLSRDKTCQHKIVWKPYDASNKTTQSFEWTIGRDVPTATYFIRAYAYDQNNMEVAYGQTTNEKSTNLFEINGVTGKHTSLDISSVCFSVFSVVALSVFFYIEKRKGKVASSIEQK
- the LOC112736302 gene encoding manganese-dependent ADP-ribose/CDP-alcohol diphosphatase; translation: MGSPSGLATVQGRQPLFSFGLISDVQYADIPDGRSFHGVPRYYRHSILVLQRAVKEWNALQKHKFVMNFGDIVDGNCPKDQSLNAVKKVVDEFARFRGPVYHMIGNHCLYNLPRSKLLPILEIQSIDDGCAYYDFSPVPEYRFVVLDAFDISAVGWPKDHPRTLEALKFLRERNPNKDKNSPRGLVGLERRFLMFNGGIGKEQMEWLDRVLQDAMKLKQKVVICCHVPLDPGATEYEALLWNYDEVMDVIHRYNCVKVCLGGHNHRDGYSIDSHGVHHRVFEAALECPPGRNAYGNVDVYDDQISLVGIDRIESIDMQF